A stretch of the Planctomycetota bacterium genome encodes the following:
- the amt gene encoding ammonium transporter, with product MIRRILLPIVALAVAASFLAATCCLAQEPAVTTPVAAPSPPTPNYSVAVDTIWVMIGGMLVFFMNLGFGCVEAGMCRAKNCVNILSKNFIVFAVSTVAFWMLGWGIMFGNNADSPWFGKEGLWFVSDFAYSETVDNSPATGADYKGYYGAINWTGVPLAAKFFFQLVFAGTAATIVSGAVAERIKYLSFIVFTFFMGIVIYPVVGHWIWGGGFLAQKGFADFAGSTQVHSIGGWAALVGILFLGPRIGKYGPDGRVNAIPGHSMMAAFIGCFVLWFGWFGFNPGSTMGIALDQVAPAEVAIVTNLAAAVAACTATATAWIMLGKPDIGMTLNGCLAGLVAITAPCAFVDAYAAAVIGAIAGVLVVVAVMTFDRFKIDDPVGATSVHLVNGVFGTICIGLFAHPARTARYVPFSPEVAMTPGLFYGGGTTMLVRQLIGVGLTAAYVLVASTVVWAVIKYTIGLRVSEQEELEGLDFGEHGNESYHGFVMARSEG from the coding sequence ATGATACGACGCATCCTTCTACCCATCGTCGCGCTCGCCGTCGCGGCAAGCTTCCTGGCAGCGACATGCTGCCTGGCTCAGGAGCCTGCGGTTACGACGCCCGTGGCCGCCCCCTCTCCTCCGACTCCAAACTACTCGGTCGCCGTGGACACCATCTGGGTCATGATCGGCGGCATGTTGGTGTTCTTCATGAACCTGGGCTTCGGCTGCGTCGAAGCCGGCATGTGCCGTGCCAAGAACTGCGTGAACATTCTCTCGAAGAACTTCATCGTATTCGCTGTTTCGACGGTGGCGTTCTGGATGCTCGGTTGGGGCATCATGTTTGGCAACAACGCGGATAGCCCCTGGTTCGGCAAGGAAGGCCTCTGGTTCGTCAGCGACTTCGCTTACAGCGAAACGGTGGATAACAGCCCGGCCACGGGAGCCGACTACAAGGGCTACTACGGCGCGATCAATTGGACGGGCGTGCCGCTGGCCGCCAAGTTTTTCTTCCAATTGGTATTTGCCGGGACCGCCGCGACCATCGTCTCGGGTGCCGTGGCTGAACGCATCAAGTACTTGTCGTTCATTGTCTTTACCTTCTTCATGGGTATCGTCATCTACCCCGTGGTTGGCCACTGGATATGGGGCGGCGGGTTCCTGGCGCAAAAGGGTTTTGCGGACTTCGCCGGCTCGACTCAGGTACACTCGATCGGCGGTTGGGCCGCCTTGGTGGGCATCCTGTTCCTTGGCCCGCGCATTGGCAAATACGGCCCCGATGGCCGAGTCAATGCCATCCCCGGGCACAGTATGATGGCCGCCTTCATCGGCTGCTTCGTGCTCTGGTTCGGCTGGTTCGGGTTCAACCCGGGCAGCACGATGGGCATTGCCCTCGACCAGGTCGCTCCGGCCGAAGTGGCCATCGTCACCAATCTGGCCGCCGCGGTCGCGGCTTGCACCGCGACGGCTACCGCCTGGATCATGTTGGGCAAGCCCGATATCGGCATGACGCTGAACGGCTGCTTGGCAGGGCTGGTCGCGATCACGGCTCCGTGTGCCTTCGTTGACGCCTACGCCGCAGCGGTCATCGGCGCGATCGCCGGTGTGCTCGTCGTGGTGGCGGTCATGACATTTGACCGATTCAAGATCGACGATCCGGTTGGCGCCACGTCGGTTCACTTGGTGAACGGCGTGTTTGGCACGATCTGCATCGGCCTGTTCGCCCACCCCGCTCGCACCGCTCGCTACGTTCCGTTCTCGCCCGAAGTGGCGATGACTCCGGGGCTGTTTTACGGCGGCGGCACGACCATGCTGGTACGCCAGTTGATCGGGGTTGGCCTGACTGCCGCTTACGTGCTTGTCGCGTCAACCGTGGTCTGGGCGGTAATCAAGTACACGATTGGTTTGCGTGTCTCCGAACAAGAAGAGCTCGAAGGGCTCGACTTCGGCGAACATGGCAACGAGTCGTACCACGGCTTTGTCATGGCCCGGTCGGAAGGTTAA